The Pseudomonas triclosanedens genome has a window encoding:
- a CDS encoding acetyl-CoA hydrolase/transferase C-terminal domain-containing protein, with product MLQRLDGEVRLGLPLGLGKPNRLANALYRRIRENPRRRLTLYTALSLGRPLAGSELQRRFLDPFVERLYGDYPELDYLHDLRKGALPENIRVEEFYLQPGSLLDSAPAQQNYISCNYSHVARDINAKGVNAVAQLVARNPARPGKLSLSCNPDITLDLLPMLRKRREAGETILVVGVVHDQLPYMPGDAEVDEDLFDLLVDAPGDTSTLFSTPNLPVGLQDHCIGLHASALVRDGGTLQVGIGSMGDALTSALLIRQRDNAGYHALLDCLDSRSRHAGLIERDGGTGVFTLGLYGCSEMLVPGLLALAEAGVLGRRVAARAGEPSVWLHGGFFLGPQAFYQRLREMPLEELMGIGMTGIGFVNNLYRDEELKRAQRRDARFINSAFTVTLLGAGVADQLEDGRVLSGVGGQYNFVAQAHELEGGRSILMLRSWRESEGELSSNIVWSYGHTTIPRHLRDIVVTEYGIADLRGKNDAEVIEAMLSIADSRFQDELIVQAKEAGKLPEAFELSPRYRDNTPERLREATRGLRKLLPEFPLGCDFTEDERDLLRALGWLKSKLRLSEILELGKATLDAPAPAAFPAHLQRMGLGAPDGLREELYQRLILAGLKASARQDP from the coding sequence ATGCTGCAGCGTCTGGACGGCGAAGTTCGCCTTGGCCTGCCGCTTGGGTTAGGCAAGCCCAACCGGCTGGCCAACGCACTGTACCGACGCATCCGGGAAAATCCGCGCCGTCGCCTGACGCTCTATACGGCCTTGTCCCTGGGCCGGCCACTTGCGGGCAGCGAACTGCAGCGCCGCTTCCTCGATCCCTTCGTCGAGCGCCTGTATGGCGATTATCCCGAGCTGGACTATCTGCATGACCTGCGCAAGGGCGCGCTCCCGGAGAACATCCGTGTCGAAGAGTTCTACCTGCAGCCGGGCAGCCTGCTGGACAGCGCGCCGGCGCAACAGAACTACATCAGTTGCAACTACAGCCACGTCGCCCGCGATATCAACGCCAAGGGCGTCAACGCCGTCGCTCAGTTGGTGGCGCGCAATCCCGCGCGACCGGGCAAGCTGAGCCTGTCGTGCAACCCGGATATCACCCTTGACCTGTTGCCGATGCTGCGCAAGCGCCGCGAGGCGGGGGAGACCATCCTGGTCGTCGGCGTCGTGCATGATCAGTTGCCGTACATGCCCGGTGATGCGGAGGTGGACGAAGACCTGTTCGATCTGCTGGTCGATGCGCCGGGGGATACCAGCACACTGTTTTCCACACCGAACCTGCCGGTCGGCCTGCAGGACCACTGTATCGGTCTGCATGCCAGTGCGCTGGTGCGCGATGGTGGAACCCTGCAGGTGGGCATCGGTTCGATGGGCGACGCCCTGACCTCGGCACTACTGATCCGTCAGCGTGACAATGCAGGCTACCATGCCCTGCTGGACTGCCTCGACAGCCGCTCGCGCCACGCCGGGCTGATCGAGCGGGACGGCGGCACCGGTGTCTTCACCCTTGGCCTCTACGGTTGCAGTGAAATGCTCGTTCCCGGCCTGCTCGCGCTGGCCGAGGCGGGCGTGCTCGGTCGCCGTGTCGCTGCCCGTGCCGGCGAGCCCAGTGTATGGCTGCACGGCGGTTTCTTCCTCGGCCCGCAGGCGTTTTACCAGCGTCTGCGCGAAATGCCCCTCGAAGAACTGATGGGTATCGGCATGACGGGTATCGGCTTCGTCAACAACCTCTATCGAGATGAGGAGCTCAAGCGCGCGCAGCGCCGCGATGCGCGCTTCATCAACAGTGCCTTCACCGTGACGTTGCTGGGAGCGGGCGTGGCCGACCAGTTGGAAGATGGCCGGGTACTCAGTGGCGTTGGCGGGCAGTACAACTTCGTCGCCCAGGCACATGAGCTGGAGGGCGGGCGTTCGATCCTGATGCTGCGCAGTTGGCGCGAGTCTGAGGGTGAACTGAGCTCCAACATCGTCTGGAGCTACGGGCACACCACGATTCCACGCCATCTGCGCGATATTGTGGTGACGGAGTACGGCATTGCCGACCTGCGCGGAAAGAACGACGCGGAAGTGATCGAGGCGATGCTGTCGATTGCCGATTCGCGATTCCAGGACGAACTGATCGTCCAGGCCAAGGAGGCGGGCAAGTTGCCGGAGGCTTTCGAACTTTCGCCACGCTACCGCGACAACACACCGGAGCGTCTGCGCGAGGCGACGCGCGGGTTGCGCAAATTGCTGCCGGAGTTTCCGCTGGGTTGCGATTTCACCGAAGACGAGCGCGACCTGCTGCGGGCGTTGGGCTGGCTGAAGAGCAAGCTGCGCCTGAGCGAAATTCTCGAGCTGGGCAAGGCGACGCTGGATGCGCCGGCGCCTGCGGCATTCCCCGCGCACTTGCAGCGCATGGGGCTGGGCGCGCCGGATGGGCTGCGCGAGGAGCTGTACCAGCGGCTGATCCTGGCTGGCCTTAAGGCCAGCGCCCGGCAGGATCCATAG
- a CDS encoding c-type cytochrome, with protein MNLIKKMLAAQAAVLALWAVSAQAATNDDAIAKRLEPVGKVCVQGQECEGVGAVASAGGGGAPRSGEEIVGKVCTTCHGTGLLNAPKIGDKAEWGKRAKEQGGIDGLLAKAISGFNAMPPKGTCADCSDDELKAAIHHMSGL; from the coding sequence GTGAACCTGATTAAAAAAATGCTGGCAGCCCAAGCTGCCGTGCTGGCCCTGTGGGCTGTAAGCGCTCAGGCCGCGACCAACGATGACGCCATTGCCAAGCGTCTCGAGCCGGTGGGGAAGGTCTGCGTACAGGGTCAGGAATGCGAAGGCGTTGGCGCCGTGGCTTCGGCCGGTGGTGGCGGTGCTCCGCGTTCGGGCGAAGAGATTGTCGGCAAGGTGTGCACCACCTGCCACGGCACTGGTCTGCTGAATGCACCGAAGATTGGTGACAAGGCGGAGTGGGGCAAGCGCGCCAAGGAGCAGGGTGGTATCGATGGCCTGCTGGCCAAGGCGATCTCCGGTTTCAACGCCATGCCGCCGAAAGGCACCTGCGCCGATTGCTCGGATGACGAGCTGAAAGCCGCGATTCACCACATGTCCGGGCTGTAA
- the alr gene encoding alanine racemase: protein MRPARALIDLAALRHNYRLAREVSGARALAVIKADAYGHGAVVCARALESEAEGFAVACIEEALELREAGIRSPILLLEGFFEASELELIEAHDLWCVVHSAWQLEAIERARPAKPLTLWLKMDSGMHRVGFFPQDYAAALARLKALPHVAKVVLMTHFSRADELDCARTQEQAAAFQTVREAAGQGHEVSLRNSPGILGWPNVPSDWVRPGIMLYGATPFEQAHPLADQLRPVMTLESKVISIRELPAGEPVGYGARYIADRPVRVGVVAMGYADGYPRHAPDGTPVFIDGKPSRIIGRVSMDMLTVDLTDLPSAGLGSRVELWGPNVPASQLAALCGSIPYQLFCNLKRVPRVYSGE, encoded by the coding sequence ATGCGTCCCGCCCGTGCCCTGATCGATCTTGCCGCTTTGCGTCACAACTACCGTCTGGCCCGCGAGGTCAGCGGCGCGCGAGCGTTGGCAGTGATCAAGGCCGATGCCTACGGGCACGGCGCCGTGGTGTGCGCCCGCGCGCTGGAATCCGAGGCCGAAGGATTTGCCGTGGCCTGCATCGAGGAAGCGCTGGAGCTGCGCGAAGCCGGAATTCGCTCGCCGATCCTGCTGCTTGAAGGCTTTTTCGAGGCCAGCGAGCTGGAGCTGATCGAGGCCCATGATCTGTGGTGTGTGGTGCATTCGGCCTGGCAACTGGAGGCCATCGAGCGTGCCCGGCCGGCGAAGCCGCTGACCCTTTGGCTGAAGATGGACTCGGGCATGCACCGCGTCGGTTTCTTCCCACAGGATTATGCCGCTGCGCTGGCGCGCCTCAAGGCGTTGCCGCATGTGGCCAAGGTTGTCCTCATGACCCACTTCTCCCGCGCCGACGAGCTGGACTGCGCACGCACGCAAGAGCAGGCCGCAGCGTTCCAGACCGTGCGTGAAGCTGCCGGTCAAGGGCATGAAGTCAGCCTGCGCAACTCCCCCGGCATCCTCGGCTGGCCTAACGTACCCAGCGACTGGGTGCGTCCGGGGATCATGCTCTACGGCGCCACGCCGTTCGAACAGGCTCATCCGCTGGCGGACCAACTGCGTCCGGTGATGACCCTGGAGTCCAAGGTCATCAGCATCCGCGAACTGCCGGCTGGCGAGCCGGTGGGCTACGGCGCGCGCTATATCGCCGACCGCCCGGTGCGGGTCGGTGTCGTGGCGATGGGTTATGCGGACGGCTATCCGCGCCATGCGCCGGACGGTACCCCGGTCTTCATCGACGGCAAGCCCAGCCGCATTATCGGGCGCGTGTCGATGGACATGCTGACCGTGGATCTGACCGATCTGCCGAGCGCAGGCCTGGGCAGCCGCGTCGAGCTCTGGGGGCCGAACGTTCCCGCCAGCCAGCTCGCCGCTCTCTGCGGCAGCATCCCCTACCAGTTGTTCTGCAACCTCAAGCGCGTACCGAGGGTCTATTCCGGCGAGTGA
- the dadA gene encoding D-amino acid dehydrogenase — translation MRVLVLGSGVIGTASAYYLARAGFEVVVVDRQNGPALETSFANAGQVSPGYASPWAAPGIPLKAMKWLLQTHAPLAIKLTSDPSQYSWMWQMLRNCNAKSYAVNKERMVRLSEYSRDCLDELRAETGIAYEGRTLGTTQLFRTQEQLDAAAKDISVLESSGVPYEVLDRAGIARVEPALAKVADKLVGALRLPNDQTGDCQMFTTRLADMAKALGVEFRFGQNIQRLDFAGDRINGVWVDGELVTADRYVLALGSYSPQMLKPLGIDAPVYPLKGYSLTVPITNPDMAPTSTILDETYKVAITRFDQRIRVGGMAEIAGFDLSLNPRRRATLEMITTDLYPEGGDVSKAEFWTGLRPATPDGTPIVGATRYRNLFLNTGHGTLGWTMACGSGRYLADLMAKKRPQISTEGLDISRYGSASEAQNGHPAPAH, via the coding sequence ATGCGTGTTCTGGTGCTTGGCAGCGGTGTGATCGGTACCGCCAGTGCTTACTATCTCGCCCGTGCCGGCTTCGAAGTGGTCGTGGTCGACCGCCAGAACGGTCCGGCCCTGGAAACCAGCTTCGCCAACGCCGGCCAGGTGTCTCCTGGCTACGCCTCTCCCTGGGCCGCCCCGGGTATCCCGCTGAAAGCCATGAAATGGCTGCTGCAGACCCATGCGCCGCTGGCCATCAAACTCACCAGCGATCCCAGCCAGTACTCCTGGATGTGGCAGATGCTGCGCAACTGCAATGCCAAGAGCTACGCGGTGAACAAGGAGCGCATGGTGCGTTTGTCCGAGTACAGCCGTGACTGCCTCGACGAACTGCGCGCCGAAACCGGTATTGCCTATGAAGGCCGTACCCTCGGTACCACCCAACTGTTCCGTACCCAGGAGCAGCTTGACGCCGCTGCCAAGGACATCTCCGTGCTGGAAAGCTCCGGTGTGCCCTACGAAGTGCTCGACCGCGCCGGCATCGCCCGTGTCGAACCCGCTCTGGCCAAGGTGGCCGACAAGCTGGTCGGCGCCCTGCGCCTGCCGAACGACCAGACCGGTGACTGCCAGATGTTCACCACCAGGCTGGCCGACATGGCCAAGGCCCTTGGCGTGGAGTTCCGCTTTGGCCAGAACATCCAGCGCCTGGACTTCGCGGGTGATCGCATCAATGGTGTCTGGGTCGACGGCGAGCTGGTCACCGCCGACCGCTACGTGCTGGCGCTGGGCAGCTACTCGCCGCAGATGCTCAAGCCGCTGGGCATCGATGCCCCGGTGTATCCGCTCAAGGGCTACTCGCTGACCGTGCCGATCACCAACCCGGACATGGCGCCGACTTCCACCATCCTCGACGAGACCTACAAGGTCGCGATCACCCGCTTCGATCAGCGCATCCGCGTTGGTGGCATGGCGGAAATCGCCGGCTTCGACCTGTCGCTGAACCCGCGTCGCCGCGCCACCCTGGAAATGATCACCACCGACCTCTACCCGGAAGGCGGCGATGTCAGCAAGGCCGAGTTCTGGACCGGACTGCGCCCAGCGACCCCGGATGGCACCCCGATCGTCGGTGCCACCCGCTACCGCAACCTGTTCCTCAACACCGGCCACGGCACCCTGGGCTGGACGATGGCCTGCGGCTCGGGTCGCTACCTCGCCGATCTGATGGCGAAGAAGCGTCCGCAGATCAGCACCGAGGGCCTGGATATTTCCCGCTACGGCTCTGCCTCGGAGGCCCAGAATGGCCATCCTGCGCCGGCACACTAA
- a CDS encoding cupin domain-containing protein encodes MDVGARLQAIRKLKGLSQRELAKRAGVTNSTISMIEKNSVSPSISSLKKVLGGIPMSLVEFFSLDLEQNSNTPVVYKADELSDMSSGSIIMKLIGKDYPSRAITLLDETYPPGSDTGDDMYAHEGEETGVLVEGRLELTVGDEVFVLERGDSYYFDSTKPHRFRNPFEAPARLISATTPANF; translated from the coding sequence TTGGACGTCGGTGCTCGTCTGCAAGCCATCCGTAAGCTCAAAGGTTTGTCCCAGCGCGAACTCGCCAAACGGGCGGGTGTGACCAACAGCACAATCTCGATGATCGAGAAAAACAGTGTCAGCCCCTCCATCAGCTCACTGAAGAAAGTGCTGGGTGGTATTCCGATGTCCCTGGTGGAGTTCTTCTCCCTGGATCTGGAGCAGAACAGCAACACCCCGGTGGTCTACAAGGCAGACGAACTCAGCGACATGTCCAGTGGCTCGATCATCATGAAGCTGATCGGCAAGGACTATCCCAGCCGCGCCATCACCTTGCTCGACGAGACTTATCCTCCGGGCTCCGATACCGGCGACGACATGTATGCCCACGAGGGCGAGGAGACCGGCGTGCTGGTGGAGGGACGCCTGGAGCTGACCGTCGGCGACGAGGTCTTCGTCCTCGAACGCGGTGACAGCTACTATTTCGACAGCACCAAGCCGCACCGTTTTCGCAACCCGTTCGAAGCTCCTGCACGGCTGATCAGCGCGACCACACCAGCAAATTTTTGA
- the rep gene encoding DNA helicase Rep → MSRLNPRQQEAVNYVGGPLLVLAGAGSGKTSVITRKIAYLIQQCGIRAQYIVAVTFTNKAAREMKERVSTLLRPGEGKGLTVSTFHNLGLNIIRKEHAALGYKPGFSIFDESDVKALMTDIMQKEYSGDDGLDEIKNLIGGWKNDLILPEEALEKARNPREQTAAMVYLHYQRTLRAYNAVDFDDLILQPVKLFQEHPEILEKWRNRVRYMLVDEYQDTNASQYLLVKMLVQQRAHFTVVGDDDQSIYAWRGARPENLMQLKDDFPSLKVVMLEQNYRSTSRILKCANILIANNPHVFEKQLWSEMGEGDPIRVIRCRNEEAEAERVAMEILTIHLKTQRPYSEFAILYRGNYQAKLIELKLQHHQIPYRLSGGTSFFGRQEVKDLMSYFRLLVNPDDDNAFLRVINVPRREIGSATLEKLGNYATERGSSMFNAIEEIGLAEHLDARYVERLQRFKRFIDKVREQCAGNDPIGALRSMVMDIDYENWLRQNASSDKVADFRMGNVWFLIDALKNTLERDEEGDMTIEQAIAKLVLRDMLERQQEEEEGAEGVQMMTLHASKGLEFPYVFILGVEEEILPHRSSIEADTIEEERRLAYVGITRAKKNLAMTFAAKRKQYGEIIDCSPSRFLDELPPEDLVWEGQEDAPVEVKVAKGNSALADIRAMLKR, encoded by the coding sequence ATGTCCCGACTCAATCCCCGGCAGCAAGAAGCCGTGAACTACGTCGGCGGCCCGCTCCTCGTGCTGGCCGGCGCCGGCTCCGGCAAAACCAGCGTGATCACCCGCAAGATCGCCTACCTGATACAGCAGTGCGGTATCCGTGCCCAGTACATCGTCGCCGTGACCTTCACCAACAAGGCCGCCCGCGAGATGAAGGAACGCGTCAGCACTCTGCTGCGCCCCGGCGAAGGCAAGGGGCTGACGGTCTCCACCTTCCACAACCTGGGCCTGAACATCATCCGCAAGGAGCACGCGGCCCTGGGCTACAAGCCCGGCTTCTCGATCTTCGACGAGAGCGACGTGAAGGCGCTGATGACCGACATCATGCAGAAGGAGTATTCCGGCGATGACGGTCTGGACGAGATCAAGAACCTGATCGGCGGCTGGAAGAACGACCTGATCCTGCCGGAGGAAGCGCTGGAAAAGGCGCGCAACCCCAGGGAACAGACCGCCGCGATGGTCTACCTGCACTATCAGCGCACCCTGCGTGCCTACAACGCGGTGGACTTTGACGACCTGATCCTGCAGCCGGTGAAGCTGTTCCAGGAACACCCGGAGATCCTCGAGAAGTGGCGCAACCGCGTGCGCTACATGCTGGTGGACGAATACCAGGACACCAACGCCAGCCAGTACCTGCTGGTGAAGATGCTGGTACAGCAGCGGGCGCATTTCACCGTGGTAGGCGACGATGACCAGTCGATCTACGCCTGGCGCGGCGCGCGGCCGGAAAACCTGATGCAGTTGAAGGACGACTTCCCTTCGCTGAAGGTAGTGATGCTGGAGCAGAACTACCGCTCCACCAGCCGCATCCTCAAATGCGCCAACATCCTCATCGCCAACAACCCCCACGTGTTCGAGAAGCAACTGTGGAGCGAGATGGGCGAAGGCGACCCGATCCGGGTCATCCGCTGCCGCAACGAAGAGGCCGAAGCCGAGCGGGTGGCAATGGAAATCCTCACCATTCACCTGAAGACCCAGCGTCCCTACAGCGAGTTCGCCATCCTCTACCGTGGCAACTACCAGGCGAAGCTGATCGAACTGAAGCTGCAGCACCACCAGATTCCCTATCGCCTGTCGGGCGGCACCAGCTTCTTCGGGCGCCAGGAGGTGAAAGACCTGATGTCCTATTTCCGCCTGCTGGTGAACCCGGACGACGACAACGCCTTTCTCCGCGTGATCAATGTGCCGCGCCGGGAAATCGGCTCCGCCACCCTGGAAAAGCTCGGCAACTACGCCACCGAACGCGGCTCCTCGATGTTCAACGCCATCGAGGAAATCGGCCTTGCCGAACATCTCGACGCGCGCTACGTCGAGCGCCTGCAACGCTTCAAGCGCTTCATCGACAAGGTTCGCGAACAGTGCGCAGGCAATGACCCGATCGGGGCCCTGCGCAGCATGGTGATGGACATCGACTACGAGAACTGGCTGCGGCAGAACGCCTCCAGCGATAAGGTCGCCGACTTCCGCATGGGCAACGTCTGGTTCCTCATCGACGCGCTGAAGAACACCCTGGAGCGTGACGAAGAAGGCGACATGACCATCGAGCAGGCCATCGCCAAGCTGGTGCTGCGCGACATGCTCGAACGCCAGCAGGAGGAAGAGGAAGGCGCCGAAGGCGTGCAGATGATGACCCTGCATGCGTCCAAGGGCCTGGAATTCCCCTATGTCTTCATCCTCGGCGTCGAGGAGGAAATCCTCCCGCACCGCTCCAGCATCGAGGCCGACACCATCGAGGAAGAGCGGCGCCTGGCCTACGTCGGGATCACCCGGGCGAAGAAGAACCTGGCCATGACCTTCGCCGCCAAGCGCAAACAGTACGGCGAGATCATCGACTGCTCGCCGAGCCGCTTCCTTGACGAGTTGCCTCCCGAGGACCTTGTCTGGGAAGGCCAGGAGGACGCGCCGGTGGAGGTCAAGGTAGCCAAGGGCAACTCCGCGCTGGCCGATATCCGGGCAATGCTCAAGCGCTGA
- a CDS encoding YnbE family lipoprotein, whose product MRLRVLSAFLLLAGLAQGCTPTVQLAAPKEPININLNVKIEHEIYIKVDKALDGIINENSGLF is encoded by the coding sequence ATGCGCCTCCGCGTCCTATCCGCCTTCCTGCTCCTGGCCGGCCTGGCCCAGGGCTGCACGCCGACCGTGCAGCTCGCCGCGCCGAAGGAGCCGATCAACATCAACCTCAACGTGAAGATCGAGCACGAGATCTATATCAAGGTCGACAAGGCGCTCGACGGCATCATCAACGAGAACAGCGGCCTGTTCTGA
- a CDS encoding RidA family protein yields MAILRRHTNERMSQIVVHNGTVYLAGQVGDDMTAGIEQQTREVLGNIERLLDEAGTSTSRILSVTIYLKDIAADFAGMNAVWDRWLPEGAAPARATVEARLCDPEILVEMSVVAALP; encoded by the coding sequence ATGGCCATCCTGCGCCGGCACACTAACGAGCGGATGAGTCAGATCGTCGTCCATAACGGCACGGTGTACCTCGCCGGCCAGGTGGGCGACGACATGACCGCCGGCATCGAACAGCAGACCCGCGAGGTTCTCGGCAACATCGAGCGCCTGCTCGACGAGGCTGGTACCAGCACCTCGCGGATTCTCTCGGTGACCATCTACCTGAAGGACATCGCCGCAGACTTTGCCGGCATGAATGCTGTCTGGGACAGGTGGCTGCCCGAGGGTGCCGCCCCGGCCCGCGCTACCGTCGAGGCCCGGCTGTGCGATCCGGAAATCCTCGTGGAGATGTCGGTTGTTGCCGCACTGCCCTGA
- a CDS encoding xanthine phosphoribosyltransferase: MNTLKDKIRSEGIVLSEQVLKVDAFLNHQIDPALMKQIGHEFAERFKNQGITKIVTIEASGIAPAVMAGLELGIPVIFARKFQSLTLKNDLLISKVFSFTKQTESTIAISAKHLTAADHVLVVDDFLANGHAAKALIDLIQQAGASIAGLGIVIEKSFQEGRSLLESEGYRVESLARVKSLANGQVEFLED, translated from the coding sequence TTGAACACCCTCAAAGACAAAATTCGCAGCGAAGGCATTGTTCTTTCCGAACAGGTCCTCAAGGTAGACGCCTTCCTCAACCATCAGATCGACCCGGCGCTGATGAAGCAGATCGGCCATGAATTCGCCGAACGCTTCAAGAACCAGGGGATTACCAAGATCGTCACCATCGAAGCCTCGGGCATCGCCCCGGCGGTCATGGCTGGCCTGGAGCTGGGTATTCCGGTGATCTTCGCCCGCAAGTTCCAGTCGCTGACGCTGAAGAATGACCTGCTGATCTCCAAGGTGTTCTCTTTCACCAAGCAGACCGAAAGCACCATCGCCATCTCCGCCAAGCACCTGACCGCTGCCGATCATGTGCTGGTAGTGGACGACTTCCTCGCCAACGGCCATGCCGCCAAGGCGCTGATCGACCTGATCCAGCAGGCAGGCGCATCCATTGCCGGCCTGGGCATCGTCATCGAGAAGTCGTTCCAGGAAGGCCGCTCCCTGCTGGAAAGCGAGGGCTACCGCGTGGAATCCCTGGCGCGGGTGAAGTCCCTGGCCAACGGTCAGGTCGAGTTCCTCGAAGACTGA
- a CDS encoding YdbL family protein translates to MRLNRKLGAALLAFCISLPALAMNLEQAMSALGSAKAQGLVGEQTDGYLGVVKNSGQAADIAAQINAARRAEYQKVASQSGAKLGDVESLAGKKAIDRTPSGQYVQVNGQWVRK, encoded by the coding sequence ATGAGACTGAACCGCAAACTCGGCGCCGCGCTGCTTGCCTTCTGCATCAGCCTGCCGGCCCTGGCGATGAACCTGGAGCAGGCAATGTCCGCGCTCGGCAGCGCCAAGGCCCAGGGGCTTGTCGGCGAGCAGACCGATGGCTATCTCGGCGTGGTCAAGAACAGCGGGCAGGCAGCCGATATCGCCGCCCAGATCAACGCCGCGCGCCGTGCCGAGTACCAGAAGGTGGCCAGCCAGAGCGGTGCCAAGCTCGGCGACGTCGAGAGCCTCGCCGGCAAGAAGGCTATCGACCGTACGCCGTCCGGGCAGTACGTGCAGGTGAACGGCCAATGGGTGCGCAAGTAG